A window of the Acidovorax sp. YS12 genome harbors these coding sequences:
- a CDS encoding lysophospholipase, with protein MDQEVAAAFALFNVDGVLPGFDAATQGARRDVALYRLRTMVRIPETGESFEATGLLALPAGATGSLPVVSWQHGTILSFDQVPSNLTRLADLGYTLSDAADSLETLFNIHRFAASGYAVIAADYVGKGPLRNGRSEGYVVKGVTTATCLAMLEAGQAALRSLGVAPGALCLHGWSQGSLNTQWLHHALRGSGVAIAATAVASPFCDLEQAWSYWTGRTSYPLPAGASSYPDVPGWVALCMVLVLGSYERYYGIPGLLEDAIRPEFHQMARQYWNDYVYDAERMQSFPGPQGLLVPGFFAPGTAQANRLFMEHARRNSAAGWRYDSPIRFCIGLADEATHPDMTTPVIAANPGFAHGVLVAGANHRTTFLAGLYGGPGVLQGQPNALAWFDAVVA; from the coding sequence CTGGACCAGGAGGTTGCGGCCGCGTTTGCGCTGTTCAATGTGGACGGCGTGCTGCCCGGCTTCGATGCTGCCACGCAGGGCGCGCGCCGCGACGTGGCGCTTTATCGCCTGCGCACCATGGTGCGGATACCCGAAACCGGCGAATCCTTCGAAGCCACCGGCTTGCTGGCCCTGCCGGCGGGGGCCACGGGCAGCCTGCCCGTGGTGTCCTGGCAGCACGGCACCATCCTGTCGTTCGACCAGGTGCCCTCCAACCTGACCCGGCTCGCCGACCTCGGCTATACGCTGAGCGACGCGGCCGACTCCCTCGAAACCCTGTTCAACATCCACCGTTTCGCCGCCAGCGGTTACGCCGTGATCGCGGCGGACTATGTGGGCAAAGGCCCTTTGCGCAACGGCCGCAGCGAGGGCTATGTGGTCAAGGGCGTGACCACCGCCACCTGCCTGGCCATGCTGGAGGCGGGCCAGGCCGCGCTGCGCAGCCTGGGCGTTGCGCCTGGCGCGCTGTGCCTGCACGGCTGGTCGCAAGGCTCGCTCAACACCCAGTGGCTGCACCACGCCTTGCGCGGCAGCGGCGTGGCCATTGCCGCCACGGCGGTGGCCAGCCCGTTTTGCGACCTTGAACAGGCCTGGTCCTACTGGACCGGGCGCACAAGCTATCCCTTGCCCGCCGGTGCTTCGTCCTACCCGGACGTTCCCGGGTGGGTGGCGCTGTGCATGGTTCTTGTCCTGGGCAGCTACGAGCGCTACTACGGCATCCCCGGCTTGCTGGAAGATGCGATACGCCCCGAGTTCCATCAGATGGCGCGCCAGTACTGGAACGATTACGTGTACGACGCCGAGCGCATGCAGTCCTTCCCCGGGCCGCAGGGGCTGCTGGTGCCCGGCTTCTTCGCGCCCGGCACCGCCCAGGCCAACCGCCTGTTCATGGAGCATGCCCGGCGCAACAGCGCCGCAGGCTGGCGCTACGACAGCCCGATCCGCTTCTGCATCGGCCTGGCCGACGAGGCCACGCACCCGGACATGACCACCCCCGTCATCGCCGCCAACCCCGGCTTCGCCCACGGCGTGCTGGTGGCGGGCGCCAACCACCGCACCACCTTCCTGGCGGGGCTTTACGGTGGCCCTGGGGTGTTGCAGGGGCAGCCCAACGCCTTGGCGTGGTTCGATGCGGTGGTGGCGTAA
- a CDS encoding DegQ family serine endoprotease, whose product MPKFDWKLLHSCTLSAALLLGGGAALVVVAPPAHAQGAAVRGLPDFTELVEQVGPSVVNIRTLEKTSGRAGAAGMDEEMLEFFKRFGLPMPNMPRQQRPQRPQPDEEQPRGVGSGFILTPDGYVMTNAHVVEGADEVVVTLTDKREFKAKIIGADKRTDVAVVKIEAAGLPAVKVGDVSRLKVGEWVMAIGSPFGLENTVTAGIVSAKQRDTGDYLPFIQTDVAINPGNSGGPLINMRGEVVGINSQIYSRSGGFMGISFAIPMDEAIRVSEQLRATGRVTRGRIGVQIGPVTKDVAESIGLGKPQGALVSAVEADSPAEKAGVEPGDVITRFDGKAIEKVADLPRLVGNTKPGSKSVLTVFRRGAQKDLILTIAEVEPDEKVAAVAGKAKPSAAAQQLGLTVADLTAAQKKELKLKGGVRIVAAADAAARAGLREDDVILAVANTEIGSVKDFDAVLAKADKAKPINLLVRRGEWAQYVLIRPAR is encoded by the coding sequence ATGCCCAAGTTCGATTGGAAGCTGCTGCATTCCTGCACCCTTTCCGCCGCGCTCCTGCTGGGCGGCGGCGCAGCCCTGGTGGTCGTGGCGCCGCCCGCCCACGCGCAAGGCGCTGCCGTGCGCGGCCTGCCTGATTTCACCGAGCTGGTGGAGCAGGTGGGGCCGTCGGTGGTCAACATCCGCACCCTCGAAAAGACCTCCGGCCGCGCGGGCGCGGCGGGCATGGACGAGGAAATGCTGGAGTTCTTCAAGCGCTTCGGCCTGCCCATGCCCAACATGCCGCGCCAGCAGCGGCCCCAGCGCCCGCAGCCCGACGAGGAGCAGCCGCGTGGCGTGGGCTCGGGCTTCATCCTGACGCCCGATGGCTACGTGATGACCAACGCCCATGTGGTCGAGGGTGCCGACGAGGTCGTGGTCACGCTCACCGACAAGCGCGAGTTCAAGGCCAAGATCATCGGCGCCGACAAGCGCACCGACGTGGCCGTGGTGAAGATCGAGGCCGCTGGCCTGCCCGCCGTGAAGGTGGGCGACGTCAGCCGCCTGAAGGTGGGCGAATGGGTCATGGCCATCGGCTCGCCGTTCGGGCTGGAAAACACCGTCACCGCGGGCATCGTCAGCGCCAAGCAGCGCGACACGGGCGACTACCTGCCCTTCATCCAGACCGACGTGGCCATCAACCCCGGCAACTCGGGCGGGCCGCTCATCAACATGCGCGGCGAGGTCGTGGGCATCAACAGCCAGATCTACTCGCGTTCGGGCGGCTTCATGGGCATCTCGTTCGCTATTCCCATGGACGAGGCCATCCGCGTCAGTGAACAGCTGCGCGCCACGGGCCGCGTCACGCGCGGGCGCATCGGCGTGCAGATCGGGCCGGTGACCAAGGACGTGGCCGAATCCATTGGCCTGGGCAAGCCGCAGGGCGCGCTGGTGTCCGCCGTCGAGGCCGATTCGCCCGCCGAAAAGGCAGGCGTCGAGCCGGGCGACGTGATCACGCGCTTCGACGGCAAGGCCATCGAGAAAGTGGCCGACCTTCCGCGCCTGGTGGGCAACACCAAGCCGGGCAGCAAGAGCGTGCTGACCGTATTCCGCCGAGGGGCGCAAAAAGACCTGATCCTCACCATCGCCGAGGTCGAGCCGGATGAAAAAGTGGCTGCCGTGGCCGGCAAGGCCAAGCCTTCGGCTGCGGCCCAGCAGCTCGGCCTGACGGTGGCCGACCTGACGGCGGCGCAGAAGAAGGAGCTGAAGCTCAAGGGCGGCGTGCGCATCGTCGCGGCCGCCGACGCGGCGGCGCGTGCCGGCCTGCGCGAGGACGACGTGATCCTGGCAGTGGCCAATACCGAGATCGGCAGCGTCAAGGACTTCGACGCCGTGCTGGCCAAGGCCGACAAGGCCAAGCCCATCAACCTGCTGGTGCGCCGTGGCGAATGGGCGCAGTACGTGCTGATCCGCCCCGCGCGCTGA
- a CDS encoding histidine kinase gives MHPPAADPHSLAAGMYLGLMATTALLNCVGWLGTHRRLHGLFALFVACSALRWAALDGLLGPFAAPHGRLADALLGAQTVTGSLCQIEFLQLRQGRFPWLRHYYLWCGVALGTAVMAAPWLGGFGVLSTLLFALLLPAPLLSMPAYARLWRSGELAQRLVAVALPAHFAVMLPAIMGNVAGSLGGLPQVLAWPLWLQAARWSGLPLVLTLHASIALQARAAARARDEALHRAAAAQADAQRQRQARGEQHRFLSMLAHEVRTPVAVIDAAAHSLRLLDRMDGAPPAQRAERYQRIDQAVARMRALMELAEAQDRLHEPEEPAGPLDLPALTTQALAALDAVGAARVAVSVAPGLPPLRGDARLLYFALLNLLDNALKYAHPATPIHIGIAAAPGGVAWHIRDHGPGIPEDRQHMIFDKYQRLDNGGDQPGLGMGLALARQIAERHGGRLDIDRAWTQGACFALWLPA, from the coding sequence ATGCACCCGCCGGCGGCCGACCCGCATTCCCTGGCCGCCGGAATGTACCTGGGCCTCATGGCCACCACGGCCTTGCTGAACTGCGTCGGCTGGCTGGGCACGCACCGGCGGTTGCATGGTCTGTTCGCGCTGTTCGTGGCCTGCAGCGCGCTGCGCTGGGCTGCACTCGATGGGCTCCTTGGCCCGTTCGCCGCACCCCACGGACGCCTGGCCGATGCGCTGCTGGGCGCGCAGACCGTTACCGGCTCGCTGTGCCAGATCGAGTTCCTGCAACTGCGGCAGGGCCGCTTTCCCTGGCTGCGGCATTACTACCTGTGGTGCGGCGTGGCGTTGGGCACGGCCGTCATGGCGGCGCCCTGGCTGGGCGGATTCGGTGTGCTGTCCACGCTGCTGTTTGCCCTGCTGCTGCCCGCGCCGCTGCTCTCCATGCCGGCCTACGCGCGCCTGTGGCGCAGCGGCGAACTGGCGCAGCGGCTGGTGGCCGTGGCCCTGCCCGCGCATTTCGCGGTGATGCTGCCCGCCATCATGGGCAACGTTGCGGGCAGCCTGGGCGGGCTGCCCCAGGTGCTGGCGTGGCCGCTGTGGCTGCAGGCGGCGCGCTGGTCGGGCCTGCCGCTGGTGCTCACGCTGCACGCCAGCATCGCCCTGCAGGCGCGCGCCGCCGCGCGTGCGCGCGACGAAGCCCTGCACCGCGCCGCCGCGGCCCAGGCGGACGCGCAGCGCCAGCGCCAGGCGCGCGGGGAACAGCACCGCTTCCTGTCCATGCTGGCCCATGAGGTGCGCACGCCGGTGGCGGTGATCGACGCCGCCGCGCACAGCCTGCGCCTGCTCGACCGCATGGATGGCGCGCCGCCCGCGCAGCGCGCCGAGCGCTACCAGCGCATCGACCAGGCCGTGGCGCGCATGCGCGCGCTCATGGAACTGGCAGAGGCGCAGGATCGCCTGCACGAGCCCGAGGAGCCCGCCGGCCCGCTGGATCTGCCCGCTCTCACCACGCAGGCGCTGGCTGCGCTCGATGCCGTCGGCGCCGCGCGCGTGGCCGTCAGCGTGGCGCCGGGCCTGCCGCCCTTGCGCGGCGACGCGCGCCTGCTGTACTTCGCGCTGCTCAACCTGCTGGACAATGCGCTCAAGTATGCGCACCCCGCCACGCCCATCCACATCGGCATCGCCGCCGCCCCTGGCGGCGTGGCGTGGCACATCCGCGACCACGGCCCTGGCATCCCCGAAGACAGGCAGCACATGATCTTCGACAAATACCAGCGCCTGGACAACGGCGGCGACCAGCCCGGCCTGGGCATGGGCCTGGCCCTGGCGCGGCAGATCGCCGAGCGCCACGGCGGCCGCCTGGACATCGACCGCGCCTGGACGCAGGGCGCCTGCTTCGCCCTGTGGCTGCCCGCATGA
- a CDS encoding anti-anti-sigma factor, with product MNDELKQREQLSALSDGQLQGDEFAQAMAAAATPEGHATWAMYHLVGDVLRSPELVHHGRNNDLLSAVRARMAQEPLPKPQPAPLQQVARHGKAQAANVSVFRWKMVAGFASLAAVSAIGWNAAIGLRDEAAPGAQLAAAVPAQAPAPAAIPAPMVAVAADGDGTQPGAQVMLRDPRLDELVAAHRQYHGATNLQMPAGFLRNATFDTPKSAQR from the coding sequence ATGAACGATGAACTGAAACAACGCGAGCAACTGTCGGCCTTGTCCGACGGCCAATTGCAGGGCGACGAATTCGCCCAGGCCATGGCCGCTGCGGCCACTCCTGAAGGCCATGCCACCTGGGCCATGTACCACCTCGTGGGCGACGTGCTGCGCTCTCCCGAGCTGGTACACCATGGCCGCAATAATGACCTGCTGTCCGCCGTGCGCGCGCGCATGGCGCAGGAGCCGTTGCCGAAGCCCCAGCCCGCGCCGCTGCAGCAGGTGGCTCGGCACGGGAAAGCGCAGGCTGCCAACGTCTCCGTGTTCCGCTGGAAAATGGTCGCGGGTTTCGCCTCGCTGGCGGCCGTGTCGGCCATTGGCTGGAATGCGGCCATCGGCCTGCGCGATGAAGCCGCACCGGGGGCGCAACTGGCCGCCGCCGTGCCGGCGCAGGCGCCTGCGCCGGCAGCCATTCCCGCACCCATGGTGGCGGTCGCTGCCGATGGAGACGGCACGCAGCCTGGCGCACAGGTGATGCTGCGCGACCCGCGGCTGGATGAGCTGGTGGCGGCGCACCGCCAGTACCACGGCGCCACGAACCTGCAGATGCCGGCAGGTTTCCTGCGCAACGCCACCTTCGATACGCCGAAATCCGCGCAGCGCTGA
- a CDS encoding IPTL-CTERM sorting domain-containing protein, whose protein sequence is MPIHRFARILLAPITPALALLLYGGMARADYDVRIAAGTSAQGAWSGSGGGGDPAIWTPSGSGAVVSVSEIVARLGAGQEVRIVTSGGGSEAGDLTVQAPLAWSAGLLGLQALGDIRIDAVLTASTAAELSLQAGGSVRARLMRTGFVGRVEFPGRSGAGFLSINGQGYTVLNSLGTQAGTEAGTLKGINSALGGHYALGAPIDASATAGWNMGKGFAPIGSGAAPFTGVLDGLGHTVDGLTVFRSGEAALGLLGAVQNGTVRNIGVVGGEVGGGGTGTNGVGALVGILELGKVHNSYATAQVSAMNASRDVGGLVGVSIGGSIDQSFAAGDVIATFDSKGVGGLVGYVVNSGAKIARSFALGNVWGDDDIEDLGGLVGATFDGGTIHDSYATGNVQGYTGAKHLGGLVGRTDAGLTISNTYAAGQVGGNGTSHTGGLVGKHDNAAATASNNFWDTSASGQNASAVGAGKTTAEMQAQATYTGWDFDQQWSIAEGTAYPVLRWELPPPADSAPTASDVAISSSTPTVGQLLTGSYTYADADNDPEGASTFVWKRGSTPIGGATALQYTPVADDAGQALTFCVTPVASTGTATGAQACSVPSAPVVLAPLAGACGAAAGQPTALVPATGLCSVGTPSAVASASGQYTWQCQGLHGGSASSCQAPWANAGSASATVALQTGNNWQVSSASFSPTPPAAAPQGVTFPAGLLTLNLSSGTQGSDATVTLQFTTPIPAGAVYMKYGPSPDGFNCQGTTACALPHWYELPASRVEIATNRLSATLTLTDGGLGDFDGIANQFIQDPGGFALKAAPAPTGAQAIPTLSEWGVLLLSALAAAFGLRAARRRG, encoded by the coding sequence ATGCCCATCCACCGTTTCGCCCGCATCCTGCTGGCGCCCATCACTCCGGCCCTGGCGCTGCTGCTGTACGGCGGCATGGCGCGGGCCGATTACGACGTCCGCATCGCCGCCGGCACCAGCGCCCAGGGCGCCTGGAGTGGGAGTGGGGGCGGGGGCGATCCCGCCATCTGGACCCCCAGCGGCAGCGGGGCCGTGGTTTCCGTCAGCGAGATCGTGGCGCGGCTCGGCGCGGGCCAGGAGGTGCGCATCGTCACCTCGGGCGGCGGCAGCGAGGCGGGCGACCTTACCGTGCAGGCCCCCCTGGCCTGGAGTGCCGGCCTGCTTGGCCTCCAGGCCCTGGGCGACATCCGCATCGACGCGGTGCTGACCGCCAGTACCGCCGCGGAGCTGTCCTTGCAGGCCGGTGGCAGCGTGCGCGCACGGCTCATGCGCACTGGCTTCGTGGGGCGGGTGGAGTTTCCGGGGCGCTCGGGTGCGGGCTTCCTGTCGATCAACGGCCAGGGCTATACCGTGCTGAATAGCCTGGGCACGCAAGCGGGTACGGAGGCCGGCACGTTGAAAGGCATCAACAGCGCGCTGGGTGGCCATTACGCACTGGGCGCGCCCATCGATGCCAGCGCCACCGCGGGCTGGAATATGGGCAAGGGTTTTGCCCCCATTGGCAGCGGGGCGGCGCCTTTCACCGGCGTCCTCGACGGACTGGGCCATACCGTTGATGGTCTGACGGTGTTCCGCAGCGGCGAAGCGGCTCTGGGCCTGCTGGGCGCGGTCCAGAACGGTACGGTGCGCAACATCGGCGTTGTGGGCGGCGAGGTGGGGGGCGGGGGAACGGGGACCAACGGGGTAGGTGCCCTGGTGGGCATCCTGGAGCTTGGCAAGGTTCACAACAGCTATGCCACGGCCCAAGTCTCGGCCATGAACGCTTCCCGAGACGTCGGCGGGCTGGTGGGGGTCAGCATCGGCGGCTCCATCGACCAGAGCTTTGCTGCTGGTGACGTTATAGCCACTTTTGACAGCAAGGGGGTCGGCGGGCTGGTGGGGTACGTGGTCAACAGCGGCGCCAAGATTGCCCGCAGCTTTGCCCTGGGGAACGTATGGGGAGACGACGACATCGAGGATCTGGGCGGCCTGGTGGGCGCTACTTTCGACGGCGGCACCATCCACGACAGCTACGCGACTGGCAACGTCCAGGGTTATACGGGCGCCAAGCATCTGGGCGGACTGGTCGGGCGCACTGACGCCGGGCTCACCATCAGCAACACCTATGCAGCAGGCCAAGTGGGTGGCAACGGGACTTCTCACACGGGCGGGCTGGTGGGGAAGCACGACAACGCCGCAGCCACGGCCTCCAACAATTTCTGGGACACATCCGCCTCGGGCCAGAACGCCAGCGCCGTGGGTGCCGGCAAGACCACGGCCGAGATGCAGGCGCAAGCCACCTACACCGGCTGGGACTTCGACCAGCAGTGGTCTATCGCCGAGGGGACGGCCTACCCCGTGCTGCGCTGGGAACTGCCGCCGCCGGCCGACAGCGCCCCCACGGCCAGCGATGTCGCCATTTCCTCCAGTACGCCCACCGTGGGCCAACTGCTCACCGGCAGCTACACCTACGCCGACGCCGACAACGACCCCGAGGGCGCCAGCACCTTCGTGTGGAAGCGCGGCAGCACGCCCATCGGCGGCGCCACGGCCCTGCAGTACACCCCCGTGGCGGACGACGCGGGCCAGGCGCTGACCTTCTGCGTGACCCCCGTGGCCAGCACCGGCACGGCCACGGGCGCGCAAGCCTGCTCCGTGCCCTCGGCCCCCGTGGTCTTGGCGCCGCTCGCTGGCGCCTGCGGTGCGGCGGCCGGGCAACCCACGGCACTCGTGCCCGCCACCGGCCTGTGCAGCGTGGGCACGCCCAGCGCCGTGGCCAGCGCCAGCGGCCAATACACCTGGCAGTGCCAGGGCCTGCACGGCGGCAGCGCCAGCAGTTGCCAGGCGCCCTGGGCCAACGCGGGCAGCGCCAGCGCCACGGTGGCGCTGCAAACCGGAAACAACTGGCAGGTGAGCAGCGCCAGCTTCAGCCCCACCCCGCCCGCAGCCGCGCCGCAGGGCGTGACCTTCCCGGCCGGGCTGCTCACGCTGAACCTCAGCAGCGGCACCCAGGGCAGCGACGCCACCGTGACCCTGCAGTTCACCACCCCCATTCCCGCGGGCGCGGTGTACATGAAGTACGGCCCGAGCCCCGACGGCTTCAATTGCCAGGGCACCACTGCCTGCGCCCTGCCGCACTGGTACGAGCTGCCCGCCAGCCGCGTGGAGATCGCCACCAACCGCCTGAGCGCCACGCTGACGCTGACCGACGGCGGCCTGGGCGACTTTGACGGCATAGCCAACCAGTTCATCCAGGACCCGGGCGGCTTCGCGCTCAAGGCGGCGCCCGCACCCACCGGCGCGCAGGCCATTCCCACCCTGAGCGAGTGGGGCGTGCTGCTGCTGTCAGCCCTGGCGGCGGCCTTCGGCCTGCGCGCGGCGCGGCGGCGGGGGTGA
- a CDS encoding response regulator transcription factor produces MNGVPPAPIALVEDHEALRAELVFHLQCAGHAVTGLPHGAALDAHLACHPCRLVVLDLGLPGEDGLAICARLRATRPEIGIVMLTARGAARERLNGLHEGADAYLVKPTPPDELLLVIANLLRRLQPAPPAPPLWRFDARTRVLTPSQGAGIALTHAEGALLLALLHCAPHPARRGQLAQALGAAAGSAAGHRLEMAVSRLRAKLAPASPGAEPIRAARGVGYVLAVPCVQVA; encoded by the coding sequence ATGAACGGCGTGCCGCCGGCGCCCATCGCCCTGGTCGAAGACCATGAGGCCCTGCGCGCCGAACTCGTGTTCCACCTGCAATGCGCCGGCCATGCCGTCACCGGCCTGCCGCACGGCGCCGCGCTCGACGCGCACCTGGCGTGCCACCCCTGCCGCCTCGTGGTACTCGACCTGGGCCTGCCCGGCGAGGACGGCCTGGCCATCTGCGCACGCCTGCGCGCCACGCGGCCCGAGATCGGCATCGTCATGCTCACCGCGCGCGGCGCGGCGCGCGAGCGGCTCAACGGCCTGCACGAAGGCGCCGACGCCTACCTCGTCAAGCCCACCCCGCCCGACGAGCTGCTGCTGGTCATCGCCAACCTGCTGCGCCGCCTGCAGCCCGCCCCGCCTGCGCCGCCGCTGTGGCGCTTCGACGCGCGCACCCGGGTGCTCACCCCGTCGCAGGGCGCGGGCATCGCCCTCACCCACGCCGAAGGGGCGCTGCTGCTGGCCCTGCTGCACTGCGCCCCGCACCCGGCCCGGCGCGGCCAGCTCGCGCAGGCCCTGGGCGCCGCCGCCGGGTCCGCCGCTGGCCACCGGCTGGAGATGGCCGTAAGCCGCCTGCGCGCCAAGCTCGCGCCCGCCAGCCCCGGCGCCGAACCCATCCGCGCCGCGCGCGGCGTGGGCTATGTGCTGGCCGTGCCCTGCGTGCAGGTGGCGTAG
- a CDS encoding YHYH protein: MHVHPFIRRLPALALACALPLAAHAHGGHDGAADDAYCKHARLLGKDMQDKLTPPYNQAAGFQALMASPIGQAVLGHLWMNPDKAQPCFGRSNTQGWDDVVSRIPANVSAIEVSRGLDHALVYFAGLPDYTIDTPKLFTGFKPGNLYTVYKLSAYPQPDPRPLHEKAVGGAVGIFVNGHSIFNYTDTFSYQNKGAWSFDANVAEVAIVNSDIAHATPGAVAGFPASRGIFHNHQMSRQILTRANDPFARGVAAHSRLYGFAIDSYPIYGPLGYSSRDTSSGIKVLQSSYVKRSWTDAGQRSSLPGWVVQNWDGQYTGAALLNLAGNAKADMLYTDGASQGPIQYSGTDAKLAAHIEALRQSPGLARDAQGYVYWTAEVTAPSGKTMTVRNYLLKSSSLWGPGFTERVLPASYQAADQDKFLFTAALGAFTEDYEFIPGYGDLDFYNGIESYLPDRKQALYHYVTPFNAQLGDADRMQKNSFPYFIGVQFKGVVEPFNEGTIAEKDKARYLTQYRDGYRAVFDLGVTGKDETGKVQYAPVIDTWRRTLGGGN; this comes from the coding sequence ATGCACGTTCATCCTTTCATCCGCCGCTTGCCGGCCCTTGCGCTGGCCTGCGCGTTGCCGCTGGCTGCCCATGCCCATGGCGGCCACGACGGCGCGGCTGACGACGCCTACTGCAAACACGCCAGGCTGCTGGGCAAGGACATGCAGGACAAGCTCACGCCGCCCTACAACCAGGCCGCCGGCTTCCAGGCCTTGATGGCTTCGCCCATCGGGCAGGCGGTGCTGGGCCACTTGTGGATGAACCCCGACAAGGCACAGCCCTGTTTCGGCCGCAGCAATACGCAGGGCTGGGACGACGTGGTTTCACGCATTCCGGCCAATGTATCGGCCATCGAGGTCAGCCGCGGGCTGGACCACGCGCTGGTCTATTTCGCCGGCCTGCCGGACTACACCATCGACACCCCCAAGCTGTTCACCGGCTTCAAGCCGGGCAACCTCTATACCGTGTACAAGCTGTCCGCCTATCCGCAGCCCGATCCCCGGCCGCTGCACGAGAAGGCCGTCGGTGGTGCCGTGGGTATCTTCGTCAACGGGCACAGCATCTTCAATTACACCGACACCTTCTCCTACCAGAACAAGGGGGCCTGGTCGTTCGATGCGAACGTGGCCGAGGTTGCCATCGTCAACAGCGACATCGCGCACGCCACGCCTGGCGCGGTGGCGGGGTTTCCGGCAAGCCGGGGCATTTTTCACAACCACCAGATGTCGCGCCAGATCCTCACGCGCGCCAACGACCCATTCGCGCGCGGCGTGGCCGCGCACTCGCGGCTGTACGGCTTCGCCATCGACAGCTATCCCATCTATGGCCCTCTGGGCTACAGCTCGCGCGATACGTCTTCCGGCATCAAGGTGCTGCAAAGCAGCTACGTCAAGCGCAGCTGGACCGACGCTGGCCAGCGCAGCTCGCTGCCCGGCTGGGTGGTGCAAAACTGGGATGGGCAGTACACCGGGGCCGCACTGCTCAACCTGGCGGGCAACGCCAAGGCCGACATGCTGTACACCGATGGCGCCAGCCAGGGCCCCATACAGTACAGCGGCACCGATGCCAAGCTGGCCGCGCACATCGAAGCCCTGCGCCAGAGCCCCGGCCTGGCGCGCGACGCGCAGGGCTACGTCTACTGGACGGCCGAAGTCACCGCCCCCAGCGGCAAGACCATGACCGTGCGCAACTACCTGCTCAAATCCTCCAGCCTCTGGGGGCCGGGCTTCACCGAGCGCGTCCTGCCCGCCAGCTACCAGGCGGCGGACCAGGACAAGTTCCTGTTCACCGCCGCGCTGGGGGCCTTCACCGAGGACTACGAGTTCATTCCCGGCTACGGCGACCTGGACTTCTACAACGGCATCGAAAGCTACCTGCCCGATCGCAAACAGGCCCTGTACCACTACGTCACCCCGTTCAATGCCCAGCTCGGCGATGCCGACCGGATGCAGAAGAACAGCTTTCCGTACTTCATCGGCGTGCAGTTCAAGGGCGTGGTCGAGCCTTTCAACGAAGGCACCATCGCCGAGAAAGACAAGGCCCGCTACCTCACCCAGTACCGCGATGGATACCGTGCCGTGTTCGACTTGGGCGTGACCGGCAAGGATGAAACGGGCAAAGTGCAATACGCTCCGGTCATCGACACCTGGCGCAGAACCCTGGGCGGGGGCAACTGA